AGCGCGTCGCGCCGGCGAGATCGGCGAGAACGGCGAAGAGACGATCAGGCGGCGAGACGACGCGGCCTCCCTCCACCGCCGTCTCATAGGCGTTCGCGGCTGCCTCGATGATCGCCTCGGATATCGATCGCAGCCTCGCCGGCTCCTCCAGGACGATCCAGGCGGGCGAGGGAAGATAGGCCCCCGGCTGGACGAGCGGAATGGGATAGAAGCCCGCCAGCCATTCCGAGCCGTCGAACATCCCCTCGCCGCGGACCAGATCGACCAGCGCCTCCTCGACGCCGCCGCGCTCTTCGAGGACGCGCCCGGCCTCCTCGCGCTCCGCCGCGGACGGCTGAAGGGCGGCAGTCGGCAAGATGACGACCTCCTGCTGCGTCCCAAGGGAACGCTGCGTGAAGACATCGAACTCGCGGAGGCTCACGATCTCGTCGCCGTCGAACTCGCAACGCACCGGGTGCTCTCGGCCGAGCGTGTAGATGTCGAGGATGCCGCCGCGCCTGCTCGCGTCACCGTATTCTCCGACCATCGGGGAGAGTTCGTAGCCGACATCGACGAGGTGCCGCACCAGGATGTCGGGATCGGCACTCTCGCCCACCCTCAGCGTCCGTATCCGATCTCGCAGCCATGCGGGCTCGGGGACCTTGCGCATCCAGGCCGGCGGCGTGGTCACGATGACGCGAAGGTCGCGCAACATGGGGAGCGAGGCCGGGGAGCCGAGGGCGAGGGCGCTCAGGATCTCGGCCCGGACCGACCGCGCTGGACTCCGGGCGGGAGCGGCCCCGTATGGGTCCTCGCCGAGATCGGGGAAGAGGACGGCGGAGCGCGGCCCCAGGAGGAAGTCGATGTCCTCCCGGATCTCGTCGGCGTCATGAGCCTCGGCCGTGATCAGGACGATGGGCGCCGCGCGCTCTCTGGCCAGCGCGGCGAGGGCGAGAGAGCGCGTCGAGGCGACCAATCCTCCGATGCGAGCACGTTTTGCCCCGCCTCGAAGGTCGGCGAGGACCTTCGCGAAGGCGGGCCAGGCGGCGAACCTCTCGAGGATGGAGTCCGCTACCGAGAGGCCGACCCGAGCGTCCGCTCTTGGCATCTAGGGCGGGAGTATAGCGGATCGCGGAGGCGATGAGCGCTCTTCGAGGCGGGGTCCGCGCGGCCGTGGTCGCATCCTCGGCGTCGGGGCGGTTGCTCCATTAAGCCTTGCGGTTGTCTCCTCGGCATGGAGGAAAGGGAGTGTTGAATGTCGGGGTTCCGGTGTATGATGGACTCGCCCAGGAGATAGGCCGGCGCGGGATGGAACACCAGGGAACAGGCCAGATTTCGAGCCCCCGCAACCCCGGCCATCCGGCAGGCGACAGGCGGGAGATCGGCGTGACTCTTCGCGGCGACTATCCGACCATCTCGCACCGCTCCGCGGCATATCCTCGTGGAGGCGCAGCGGCATCGCGCCGTTTTGTGGGAACCAAGGAGACAAGGAATCTGAACAAGGTCTTGCGCCGCAGGTTGCTGGTCGGAGTCGCTGCCCTTGCTACCCTTCTTTCCCTATCCTGCGACTCGAACGAAACCGATGAGCGCGTGCCCCCCGCGTCCAAAGGGCTGTCCGGTGTGTGGGTAGGTGTCGTTTACGACGCGTGCGACATTCCCGAGATGGTCGATCCGGAGTTGGTGCTGGATCTCGTCGAGGTCGATTCGGTGATCGCAGGAACGTCCTGGATCCGCTGTGGAGGGGGCCCAGATTCATTGGTTTCGGGTGTGTGGAATGGCGGTCTGGTGTCCTTCTGCAGTCGTGGTCCAGAGGCCGACCACGAGTTTTCTGGCTCCCTTGTGGGTATGAACCGCCTCGAGGGTACGTACCGGTTTCGACTGAGGGCGACGGGCGAGTACGTTTGGAGTTCATCCTGGTATGCAGATCGGGAAGACTGAGGACCGTGAAGGTCGCCGTGCATAACGGCGCGGTGGAGCAGGCGGCGATCCCGTCCCGCTCTTGGCGGAGGTGCTGCAGAGTGAAGCGACGGGCCCGTGTGGGCCAACAGCGGTCCGAATGGCCGCAGCTCAACGAGAGCGTTATGACTACGGGCGGTCGCCCACTACCTGTTGTGCGACGACCAAGTCCAGGAGGCGTATTTGCTCTTCTCTTTGTCATCGCGTTTTCGGCTCCGGGGTGCTGCGTGATCGGCGCGGCTGCAGCACATCGGAGCGAGATCAAGAGGGATCGGGCAACAAGAGGCAACGTCGGGTTGTTAAACACGATGACACGGGGCACGATGGTCACTGTCAAACAGGCCGGGGCGCCCGCTGTCACCGGCAAGTTCCTGGGGTGTTCGGTGGCTGGAACGAGCGACGCCGAGCCTCTGGGGGGGGGTGGCGACGAGTTGCTACATCTTCGTGTTGGTCGGCGATCCGTAGCAATCAGGACGGAGCATGTTGAGTGGGTGGAGCTGAAGTCCTCTCCTCATGTAGTATTGGCTGGCTTTGGCGTGGGCTTAGCTGTTGATCTCTTCGTTCTCTATCGTTTGTTTCTGCCGCTTTCCGGCCTAGGGGGTTATGGGACACTGAGATGAGCAATGCATGAGTCGTAACAGCGTGGTGGAGCAGCCGGCGATCCCGTCCCGCTCTTGGCGGAGTGGCTTCAGAGGAATGCGGAGGGCAAGGGTGGGCCAAAAGCGGCCAAGTCCGCCGCTGCTTAACGCGAGCGTTGGATACTGCTGGGGAGCCCATGAGATGAAACCCGCCCTCGTCGCGTTGCTGATCGCTTCATGCGGGGTGGTCGCTGCCCAGCCCGAGGTCACGCCGATCGATGAGTGCGGTTTCCTTGAGCAGGTCGGGGACTGCATCTTCTTTGAACCGAACAACAGCTGGGATCTACTCGTCACCGACCTTGCAGTGCTTCCTGACTCGCTTGTCTATAGACCCGTGAGGCTCATCGGTGATCTGGTCTCCTGTCAATATGACTGTGCCGGGTGGACATACCGCAGCTGCATTGTCGGCACTCAGGTTGGGACATGCGAGCGCGTCGACCTGGGTTGTGGTGTCCTGCAGGAGGACGTCACGGACTTCTGCCATGTCTGGATCTCTCCAGTACACGGCATTCTACCTACGTCACTCTATGGTCACGCAGACGGTGATACGGTTAGAGTGCTTGGCGTCATCGACCGCAGTGTTCTATCAACGTGCATGTTCGGGGACGGAAGCCTCTGCAACGAAGTATTCTACGAATGCGTCGACAGCGTTGACGCAACCAGGAACATCACATGGGGCAAGCTGAAAGGCATCTTCAGGTGATCGGCGCGGTGCCGAACGGCGCGGTGGAGCAGGCGCCGGATCCGTCTCGCTCTTGGCGGAGTGGCTCTCGAGGAGTGCGGAGGCCAGGAGTGGGCCAAGAGCGGTCGGTCTCGCCGCTGCTCAACGCGGGCGCTAAGCACATGCGAGAGAGACGTATGAGTCTAGCTAAGACATGGTTCAGCACCTGCCTCATGCTGAGCTTAGCCGCATGCTCAACAAGCGAGGCGGAGCGAATCGATAGCTGCGGCCAGATCTACCGCGATCGTGACTGCTTGCTCTTCTTTGCGTACGGGGGTCCTCATCCAGGTTGTTCCTACGTTCTCCCGGACACCGCTCAGCTGGCGGTGGATTCCGAGTGGCGTATCGTCGGTGATGCGCGACGGATGTCACGCAGGTGTGGGTACATCACGTACTACAACGCCTTGGATCCCGTGAGCATTGGTCCGTGCGTCCCGGAGACGCTGGGTTGCGGTGTGCTGTGGAATTTCGAACCGGAGTATAACTGCTACGTCTGGTCGAAGCTTGGGTACGTAGAGACCAGGCTGCTGACGGACGGGCTTCATGGGTTCGATTTCGGGGATACGGTCTTCGCGGTTGGGATTCGAATGCCTTGCATCGACATTTGCATCTGTGGATGCGGCTGCCTGGTCCACTATGAGTTCAGCGCGTGTGGTGACACGCTGACACCCGTAGAGAGAATGTCATGGGGCCGGGTGAAGGCCCTCTACAGGGAGTGAAACGGAGTGCCTGACAGCGCGTTTGAGCAGGCGGCGGATCCGTCTCGCTCTTGTCGGAGTGGCTCTCGAGGAGTGCGGAGGGCAGGAGTGGGTCAAGAGCGGTCAGTACCGCCGCTGCTCAACGCGGGCGTTGGGGGTCTATTCAGGAGGGCCCGACCCTGAGGCTCTGTATCCTGTTCCTGGCAGTGCTACTCGCAGTCCACGTCCCGCGGGCATACGGCCAACTGATCTTCGGCTGCGACGCCTCACTCCATGGTAGCCGGGTTGTTCCGCCGACTAACTCGCCGGGCGGCGCCTCATTCGAGTTCACATTTGCCGCCTGCGCAGGTTGCTATGACTGTGTGACTGGGTCCACGGTTGACTCGCTCGCGGTGATCTTCCGTTACCAGCTCTTGGCGGGGACGCCGACAGGTGCCTCGCTTTTTGCCGGGGAGCCAGGAGTGAACGGTGTCTTCCTGCGTCGGATGGCAAGTGGTTACTTTGCGAGCGGCGATACACTGTACGTCCACATCATCCCTGACGAGTGCGACGACTTCACGTATGGAAGCACCTACGTGGTCATCGAAACCGATGTGTATCCGAGCGGGGAGGTTCGCGGGCAACTGAGATGTCACGTATCTCCCGTTGTGGAGGAGTCGTGGGGTTTCCTCCGTTCGCTGTATCGATGACCCCTAACAGCGCGGTGGAGCAGACGGCGCTCCCGTCCCGCTCTTGGCGGGTTAGCTGGAGTGCTCGTTCGCTGGTCCGTGTGGGCCAAGAGCTGTCCGAATCGCCCGCAGCTCGACGCGGGCGTTACATCCCTTTACGTGGTCCCGCCCAGCATGAGGGGAGCTGCTACTCCGGGTTGTGCTCCAAGAATGTCACTGTGGAGGAACACGATGAGATCTCGCCTGACTCTGAATCACATACTGGTTCTAGGACTAGTAACCTGCCTGACGGCCGGGTGTGGCACTTCCTATACACTCTCAATGCAGGCTCACCGCGATCCTCTCAACGACAGCGTTGTGACCGCCGCCTTGAAGGGTGCGCCTTGTCGAAAGGTCATGGTGATACCTCCATCCGGAACTATTCGGGGGAAGTTCGATCGATTCATCGCCCTGTTTGAAAAGGAGCTCATGAGAGCGGGTGTCACCGTGGTTTCGGGTGCCGTTACTGGCAGGATTGTCCTGAGCACCGAATCTGACACCACTGTCCACCGGGTCGAAGCGGCGAGGCCGCTCTCCGACGCTGAGAGGGCGTTGGTCATGGCCGAGGGAACTGGAGCGGAGGCTTTGTTTCAGCTCGGCGACTTCGAATGGGAGGCCTCATCACCAACTAGGTTCTTTGCAGCTCTTCCACC
The genomic region above belongs to Candidatus Eisenbacteria bacterium and contains:
- a CDS encoding CHRD domain-containing protein, producing MSEWLSRSAEGRSGSRAVSTAAAQRGRWGSIQEGPTLRLCILFLAVLLAVHVPRAYGQLIFGCDASLHGSRVVPPTNSPGGASFEFTFAACAGCYDCVTGSTVDSLAVIFRYQLLAGTPTGASLFAGEPGVNGVFLRRMASGYFASGDTLYVHIIPDECDDFTYGSTYVVIETDVYPSGEVRGQLRCHVSPVVEESWGFLRSLYR